One part of the Gossypium raimondii isolate GPD5lz chromosome 1, ASM2569854v1, whole genome shotgun sequence genome encodes these proteins:
- the LOC105785997 gene encoding protein NLP2, whose product MEGDGAVHSDFSPNSTFVDAAMDLDLMDELLFEGCWLETNDDFNFMQPAPSTSNDLNQSITVPSNANLHQMHQGETERSVSPPCDGSAVGNASSLLQPGTFIVQGTELGSRWWIGPSAESGSSLSVKERLMQAIGYLKESTKDRDLLIQIWVPVNREGKHVLTTEGQPYSLNTNCKSLEIFRDVSKSYNFPAEEDTKESVGLPGRVFLEKLPEWTPDVRFFRSEEYPRISFAEKYNVGGSLALPVFERANGTCLGVVEIVTTIQKSNYRPELEHVCKALEAVDLRSSPNFTPPNVEACNELYQAALPEIAEVLRSVCKTYKLPLALTWAPCLNQGKSGCRHSYENFYHCVSTVDTACFIADEEFSEFLEACSEHHMFRGQGVVGRAFTTNKQCFATDITAFSKTNYPLSHHARMFGLRGAVAIPLQSIFTGLVEFVLELFLPKDCHDSEAQKQMLNSLSGFMQQACQSLHVVVDKMLEEEVILPVKEVVVASDRRSDKEETQFTVSSAKENSPEESSWIAHMMEAQQKGKGVSVSWEYQKEEPKEEFKVTTHWEDTQLELHGKEVLSDFQQLHQNDESKASVEGGGGDSSSSGGRGVLPSKRAGEKRRTKMEKTISLEVLRQYFAGSLKDAAKSIGVCPTTLKRICRHHGITRWPSRKIKKVGHSLRKLQLVIDSVQGAEGAIQIGSFYSSFPELSSPNLSGNDPSSSLKISGHSKPSEPQLENCMFNQGAAAPKSPSSSCSQSSGSSTCCSMGVKQHSTSISALCSADGLMVEDPGGALKRARSDAELHSLNQEEPKLLARSQSHKTLGELPPLETQSPLPKTGGQNLRTGGAFRVKATFGEVKIRFSLQPSWGFRDVQQEIAKRFNIEDVSRMCLKYLDDDNEWVLLTCDADLEECRDIYKSFQSHTIKISLHQASHPNLGSSFGSSAPL is encoded by the exons ATGGAAGGCGATGGTGCTGTTCACAGTGACTTTTCGCCCAATTCTACCTTTGTGGATGCTGCCATGGATTTGGACCTTATGGATGAACTCTTGTTTGAAGGGTGCTGGTTAGAGACTAATGATGATTTCAACTTTATGCAGCCTGCTCCTTCTACATCTAATGATCTCAATCAGTCTATTACTGTTCCTTCTAATGCAAACTTACATCAAATGCATCAAGGGGAGACCGAAAGATCGGTTTCTCCCCCTTGTGACGGGTCGGCTGTTGGGAATGCTTCATCTTTGTTACAACCTGGAACTTTTATAGTTCAAGGCACTGAGTTGGGCAGTAGATGGTGGATAGGACCGAGCGCAGAATCCGGTTCTTCTTTATCCGTGAAAGAGAGACTAATGCAGGCTATTGGATATTTGAAGGAATCTACAAAAGATAGGGACCTCCTTATTCAGATCTGGGTGCCTGTAAACAGAGAAGGTAAACATGTTCTTACTACTGAAGGCCAGCCATACTCTCTCAATACGAATTGCAAGAGTCTCGAAATCTTTAGAGATGTTTCTAAATCCTATAACTTCCCGGCCGAGGAGGATACAAAGGAATCAGTTGGGTTGCCTGGCCGGGTATTCTTGGAGAAGTTGCCTGAGTGGACACCCGATGTTCGTTTCTTCAGAAGTGAGGAATATCCACGTATTAGCTTTGCAGAGAAGTACAATGTTGGAGGATCTCTTGCTCTTCCTGTTTTCGAGCGAGCAAACGGAACATGTTTGGGTGTTGTTGAGATTGTCACAACTATTCAAAAGAGCAATTATCGTCCCGAACTTGAACACGTCTGCAAAGCTCTTGAG GCTGTTGATCTAAGGAGCTCTCCCAACTTCACTCCTCCTAATGTTGAG GCTTGTAACGAGTTGTATCAAGCTGCATTGCCTGAGATAGCCGAGGTTCTAAGATCTGTTTGCAAGACATATAAACTGCCTTTGGCTCTGACATGGGCTCCATGCCTGAATCAAGGTAAAAGTGGATGCCGACATTCTTATGAGAACTTTTATCATTGTGTCTCCACCGTGGATACTGCTTGCTTCATAGCCGATGAAGAATTTTCAGAATTCCTTGAGGCATGCTCGGAGCACCACATGTTCAGAGGCCAAGGTGTAGTTGGTAGAGCATTCACGACAAACAAACAATGCTTTGCAACTGATATAACGGCCTTCAGTAAGACAAATTATCCTCTCTCTCACCATGCTAGGATGTTTGGATTACGTGGCGCTGTAGCTATTCCACTACAAAGCATTTTTACTGGATTGGTTGAATTTGTTTTGGAGTTGTTCTTACCAAAAGATTGCCATGACAGTGAAGCACAAAAGCAGATGCTGAACTCATTGAGCGGTTTTATGCAGCAGGCTTGCCAGAGCTTGCATGTAGTTGTGGACAAGATGCTGGAGGAAGAAGTGATCCTGCCAGTTAAGGAAGTTGTAGTTGCATCGGACAGAAGATCAGACAAAGAAGAAACTCAGTTTACGGTTTCTTCTGCAAAAGAGAACTCTCCGGAAGAGTCATCGTGGATTGCCCACATGATGGAGGCTCAACAGAAGGGTAAAGGTGTTTCTGTCTCGTGGGAATATCAAAAGGAAGAACCAAAAGAAGAGTTTAAGGTGACAACTCATTGGGAAGACACTCAACTAGAGTTACATGGTAAGGAGGTACTTTCGGATTTTCAGCAGCTTCATCAAAACGATGAAAGCAAAGCTAGTGTTGAGGGAGGTGGTGGTGACTCCAGTTCTTCTGGTGGGCGTGGCGTTTTACCCAGTAAAAGAGCAGGTGAGAAGAGACGAACCAAGATGGAGAAGACAATCAGCTTGGAGGTTCTTAGACAGTACTTTGCAGGGAGTCTTAAAGATGCTGCCAAGAGTATCGGTG TGTGCCCTACTACTTTGAAAAGGATATGCAGGCACCATGGGATCACTCGATGGCCTTCTCGGAAAATTAAGAAGGTAGGCCACTCTTTAAGGAAACTCCAACTTGTGATTGATTCGGTCCAAGGTGCTGAGGGTGCCATTCAAATAGGGTCGTTCTACTCAAGCTTCCCGGAACTTAGCTCACCAAACCTTTCTGGTAATGACCCTTCTTCGTCTTTGAAGATCAGTGGGCATTCAAAGCCATCTGAACCTCAACTTGAGAACTGCATGTTCAACCAAGGAGCTGCTGCTCCAAAGTCTCCATCTTCTTCATGCAGCCAGAGCTCTGGTTCAAGTACCTGTTGTTCCATGGGAGTGAAACAGCATAGTACGAGTATCAGTGCATTATGTAGTGCAGATGGGTTGATGGTGGAAGACCCTGGTGGAGCACTAAAGAGAGCTCGTAGTGATGCTGAATTGCACTCGTTGAATCAAGAGGAGCCTAAGCTGCTAGCAAGATCCCAAAGCCATAAAACATTGGGTGAGCTTCCACCTTTAGAGACACAATCGCCCTTGCCGAAAACTGGTGGCCAGAATCTACGAACCGGGGGTGCCTTCAGAGTAAAAGCAACGTTCGGTGAAGTTAAAATAAGGTTCAGCTTGCAACCGAGTTGGGGTTTTAGAGATGTGCAACAAGAGATTGCAAAGCGATTCAATATCGAAGATGTCAGCAGAATGTGTCTCAAGTACTTGGACGATGATAATGAGTGGGTGCTTTTGACGTGTGATGCTGACCTTGAGGAGTGTAGAGATATATACAAATCATTTCAAAGCCACACAATCAAAATCTCCCTCCATCAAGCTTCTCATCCGAATCTAGGAAGTTCATTTGGTAGCAGTGCCCCATTATAA